In Porphyromonas cangingivalis, a genomic segment contains:
- a CDS encoding SusC/RagA family TonB-linked outer membrane protein, which yields MKRITLLFAFLVMSMGMALAQSQVEVSGTVISAEDNQPIIGATVRGKTSKKGDRTNIDGKFKFTVPANEKIIIISFVGMKTREVAVGKNLKIVLQPDATSLDEVVAIAYGTAKKQSLVGAQSNVSAKQLERRPVSNVTNALAAAAPGVQVTTSSGQPGSGAKIMIRGFGSMKEESSAPLFVVDGAIYNGNISDLPASDIQSLSILKDASSTALYGSSAGNGVVLITTKSGSRATKGKPNFTFTTSVGGSRRGEDRYEIVNAMQHYPLRWQQWFNQYKYEEKRSDEEAAYKANNDVYTDLVYNPYKGISSYVAYDEAQKKWIKTNDANIAGASPLFVMPDGTLNPEVTGLLWGDDTDWEKELFRTGLRQEYTLSGGLNTEKMKSFMSLSYLGEDGYKKFTHLNRLSARINVSYDVNNWFTVGTNTSVVHTDTESPKTLRGAASNPFSFMNFVAPIYPIHQHDENGAYILDGNGNKKEDYSSFRPYSKNFNPVLEQKLDKRYGSRDAITNRTFAELKLYDGLKFRTNLGYDISRYTSKQRYNNVMGDQPQGMLTIENERQSTITLNQLLEYDKTFDKHHINILAGHESYQYLVQALTGRKDQMYLLGMDEMSNLSNMNDITSYTDNYRKEGYFSRISYDYGNLYNASFSFRRDGTSRFAPQSRWGNFWSVGAGWQLSNHEFMSGTRSWLDYFKLRASIGQTGNDAVGTYYAYQTLFSLGSNNNKDLGLRVSNLGNLDLRWEKQTAFDLAFEFGLFNRLTGTIELFNKESDDLLFSFSLPISTGVGSIDKNLGKVRNYGLEMDFRLQLLNAKDFSWDLKFNGTVLKNVIVRLPEENRKDGIEKDFHKYMENVSRYEFYLNEYIGVDPIDGKAIYRIDAEKYPEQANPDNKAFVGMEKEGERATWTKDGRFVKKHFCGNSIPAIYGGIGTEATYKGLEFAILFSYQLGGKAYDRSYQSLMGRSLQNGNAAHIDMLNAWKTPGDKDQMPSKSDIPRLDASSTVYDNLSSDRFLISASALMLRNVSLSYNLPEAWVKPLSVSSARVGIVGENLFMLSHRKGLNPMTGFGGVSETSAFGYAKTITANLTINF from the coding sequence ATGAAAAGAATTACATTACTTTTTGCTTTCCTTGTGATGAGCATGGGTATGGCACTAGCACAGTCTCAGGTCGAGGTATCTGGTACTGTCATCTCTGCCGAGGATAACCAGCCCATCATAGGAGCTACCGTTAGAGGTAAGACATCAAAGAAGGGTGACCGCACCAACATTGATGGTAAATTCAAATTCACAGTCCCTGCCAACGAAAAGATCATCATCATCTCTTTCGTGGGTATGAAAACTCGTGAAGTCGCGGTAGGAAAAAACCTTAAGATTGTTCTCCAACCGGATGCTACCAGTCTTGATGAAGTTGTTGCGATTGCTTATGGTACTGCCAAAAAGCAGTCTTTGGTGGGAGCACAGTCCAACGTATCTGCAAAGCAACTTGAGAGACGCCCAGTATCTAATGTCACGAATGCTCTTGCAGCGGCAGCACCAGGGGTACAGGTTACAACCTCTAGTGGACAGCCCGGCTCTGGTGCAAAAATTATGATTCGAGGATTTGGTTCTATGAAAGAAGAATCTTCGGCACCATTATTTGTCGTGGATGGAGCGATATACAACGGCAATATTAGTGATTTGCCAGCATCAGACATTCAGAGCCTAAGTATCTTGAAGGACGCTTCTTCTACAGCATTATATGGATCCAGTGCAGGTAACGGTGTCGTTCTGATTACCACTAAGAGTGGTTCTCGTGCAACAAAAGGGAAACCTAACTTTACTTTTACGACAAGTGTTGGCGGAAGCCGTCGAGGAGAAGATCGTTATGAAATCGTAAATGCTATGCAGCACTATCCTCTACGTTGGCAACAGTGGTTTAACCAGTACAAATATGAGGAAAAACGTTCAGATGAAGAAGCAGCATACAAGGCTAACAATGATGTGTATACAGATTTGGTATACAATCCTTACAAGGGGATATCGTCTTATGTTGCTTATGATGAAGCTCAAAAAAAATGGATCAAAACTAACGATGCCAATATTGCAGGAGCATCACCTCTTTTTGTTATGCCTGACGGCACACTGAATCCGGAAGTCACAGGTCTTCTTTGGGGGGATGACACAGATTGGGAAAAAGAGCTCTTTAGGACAGGCTTGCGTCAAGAATATACATTGAGTGGAGGTCTTAATACTGAGAAAATGAAGAGCTTCATGTCATTAAGCTATCTTGGAGAAGATGGTTACAAAAAATTCACTCATCTCAATCGTCTGTCGGCTCGTATCAATGTCTCTTATGATGTCAACAATTGGTTTACGGTAGGGACGAATACCAGTGTCGTTCATACAGATACAGAAAGCCCCAAAACCCTTAGAGGAGCAGCATCCAATCCTTTCAGCTTTATGAATTTCGTTGCTCCCATCTATCCTATTCATCAACACGATGAAAATGGGGCCTATATATTGGATGGGAATGGCAATAAGAAAGAGGATTATAGTTCATTCAGACCGTATTCAAAGAATTTCAACCCAGTTTTGGAGCAAAAGTTAGACAAGAGGTATGGCTCTCGTGATGCGATAACAAATAGAACATTTGCTGAACTCAAACTTTATGATGGATTGAAATTCCGCACCAATTTAGGCTATGACATCAGTCGTTATACCTCAAAACAGCGCTACAACAATGTTATGGGTGATCAACCTCAAGGGATGCTAACCATCGAAAATGAGAGACAATCAACGATAACCTTGAACCAGCTACTCGAATATGATAAGACATTCGATAAGCACCATATTAATATTCTTGCAGGGCATGAAAGCTATCAATACCTTGTTCAGGCTCTAACTGGACGTAAAGATCAAATGTATCTTCTTGGTATGGATGAGATGTCCAATCTCTCTAACATGAATGACATTACATCATACACTGACAATTATCGTAAAGAAGGCTATTTTAGTCGTATCTCTTATGATTATGGCAATCTATATAATGCATCGTTCTCTTTCCGTAGAGATGGGACATCTAGATTTGCCCCTCAAAGCAGATGGGGTAACTTTTGGTCGGTAGGTGCTGGTTGGCAACTATCTAATCATGAGTTCATGTCAGGGACTCGTTCTTGGTTAGACTATTTTAAACTGAGAGCATCTATTGGTCAGACAGGGAATGATGCAGTAGGCACCTATTACGCATATCAGACCCTATTTTCTCTCGGAAGTAATAACAACAAAGATTTAGGACTGCGCGTCTCTAATCTTGGCAATCTTGATCTTCGTTGGGAGAAACAGACAGCATTCGACTTAGCATTCGAGTTCGGGCTCTTTAACCGCTTGACCGGTACTATTGAGTTGTTCAATAAAGAGTCTGACGACCTCCTATTTAGCTTCTCACTTCCAATATCCACAGGAGTTGGCTCTATTGACAAAAACTTGGGTAAGGTTCGGAACTATGGATTGGAAATGGACTTCAGGTTACAGCTCTTGAATGCAAAGGATTTCTCTTGGGATTTGAAATTCAATGGAACTGTGCTTAAGAATGTCATTGTACGTCTGCCTGAGGAAAACCGAAAAGATGGGATTGAAAAAGACTTTCATAAATACATGGAGAATGTTAGCCGCTACGAATTCTATCTGAACGAGTACATCGGGGTTGACCCTATAGATGGTAAGGCAATATACAGAATAGATGCTGAAAAGTATCCTGAGCAAGCAAATCCTGATAATAAGGCATTCGTCGGAATGGAAAAGGAAGGTGAGCGTGCAACATGGACCAAAGATGGTCGTTTCGTCAAGAAACACTTCTGTGGTAATTCAATTCCAGCAATATATGGTGGTATCGGGACAGAGGCGACATACAAAGGGCTTGAATTTGCAATTCTCTTCTCTTATCAACTCGGTGGTAAAGCCTATGATAGAAGCTATCAAAGTCTCATGGGCAGATCATTACAAAATGGGAATGCGGCTCATATTGATATGTTAAATGCATGGAAGACCCCAGGGGATAAAGACCAAATGCCAAGCAAATCTGACATTCCTCGTTTGGATGCCTCATCCACAGTATATGACAATTTGTCTTCTGACAGATTCTTGATTTCTGCATCAGCATTGATGCTGAGAAATGTCAGCTTGAGTTACAATCTTCCAGAAGCTTGGGTAAAGCCTCTCTCTGTTTCAAGTGCTAGGGTTGGCATTGTAGGCGAAAACCTATTTATGCTCTCACATAGAAAAGGTCTTAACCCAATGACCGGTTTTGGAGGAGTCTCAGAAACCTCCGCATTTGGCTATGCCAAGACCATCACGGCTAACCTAACCATAAACTTTTAA
- the pyrE gene encoding orotate phosphoribosyltransferase, translated as MKTLQKQIAEKLLEVKAVRLQPNNPFTWASGWKSPIYCDNRKTLSYPAVRTYIKLQLARVISETFPEVEAIAGVATGAIAQGALVSDLLGLPFAYIRATPKDHGLENLIEGELRPGAKVVVVEDLISTGGSSLKAVEALRRFGCEVVGMVAIYTHQFPQATVAFEDANVRLVTLSNYDAVIEEALRTNYVSEEDLEALREWRKSPDTWRQE; from the coding sequence ATGAAGACCTTACAAAAACAAATAGCGGAAAAACTATTGGAAGTAAAGGCCGTAAGACTCCAACCCAACAACCCTTTCACATGGGCTTCGGGCTGGAAGTCACCGATCTATTGTGACAATAGGAAGACCCTCTCCTATCCTGCCGTACGCACCTACATCAAGTTGCAGCTCGCCAGAGTGATCAGTGAAACTTTCCCCGAAGTCGAAGCCATCGCCGGTGTGGCAACGGGGGCCATCGCCCAAGGTGCATTGGTATCTGACCTACTCGGCCTGCCATTTGCCTACATCCGTGCCACTCCCAAGGATCATGGGCTCGAAAATCTCATCGAGGGTGAGCTCCGCCCGGGAGCAAAAGTCGTCGTCGTCGAAGACCTGATCTCTACGGGAGGTAGCAGTCTCAAAGCTGTCGAAGCCCTTCGCCGTTTCGGATGTGAAGTCGTCGGGATGGTGGCGATCTACACTCATCAGTTCCCTCAAGCAACCGTCGCCTTTGAGGATGCCAACGTACGCCTTGTAACGCTCAGCAACTACGACGCCGTCATCGAAGAAGCCCTTCGCACAAACTATGTCAGCGAGGAGGATCTCGAAGCCCTCAGAGAGTGGCGCAAGTCTCCCGACACTTGGAGACAAGAGTAA
- the feoB gene encoding ferrous iron transport protein B: MRLSELHTGDRAIIVRHHAQGAFRKRILEMGFLRGKEILVVKSAPMQDPVQYRILNYDVSLRRQEAETIEVELISPNEVRVPEAVPFEASEDRVRLAVDKPVKDPKRIKVAFVGNPNCGKTSLFNAASGANEHVGNYSGVTVEAKTAQYRQGGYTFDLVDLPGTYSLSSYSLEERYISDFMSGEEQPDVLINVVDTSNLERNLYMTTQLIETGLPMVVALNMFDEFEKSSSELDLPKLTQLLGVPLCPTVGRTGRGLKELFTQVIELHEKRSETRRIVDVRYREDVEDAIVQLKGEIDAYSTDMSDSLRRIRSRYVAIKLLEDDEALSHQVEKEMNKGGYLLTRARYLRQGYEAKYEKDMQTVITDTRYGFVSGALNETLKADFSDIVDKNRKIDHILTHKIWGFPIFIALMYIMFQATFTLGQYPMDWIEAGVEWLGNLVGTWMPDGMLKDLLIDGVIGGVGGVIVFLPNIVILYLFMSIMEDTGYMARAAFIMDRLMHLIGLHGKSFIPLVMGFGCNVPAVMATRTIESRNNRMVTMLILPFMSCSARLPVYLLLAGAFFPQSAGTVLFGMYFLGIIVAVLSALLLKKFFFTREDTPFVMELPPYRIPTTMSVLLHMWTRAKQYLNKMGTVILVASIAVWALGYFPRYEGGTETQEVANFAKDHAVSEVEYFEGLSEEQRESMLQQEHSYIGKIGHAIEPVFEPLGFDWRMSVALLTGAAAKEIVVSTMGVLYVGDDSNEVLLTEKLQTAKRPDGSPAYDPITALAFMIFVLIYFPCIATIVAIGRESGSAKWAFFSVFYSLAIGWLLSYGCVLLGRMFF; encoded by the coding sequence ATGAGATTGTCAGAACTACATACGGGCGATAGAGCGATCATCGTCCGACACCATGCGCAGGGAGCGTTTCGGAAGCGTATCTTGGAGATGGGCTTCCTCAGAGGGAAGGAGATCCTCGTCGTGAAGAGTGCTCCCATGCAAGATCCTGTGCAGTACCGGATCCTCAACTATGATGTCTCCCTGAGACGTCAGGAGGCAGAGACCATAGAGGTCGAGCTCATCTCACCCAACGAGGTGCGTGTCCCTGAGGCTGTGCCCTTCGAGGCATCGGAGGATAGAGTCCGCCTTGCCGTCGATAAGCCGGTGAAGGACCCCAAGCGTATCAAGGTGGCTTTCGTGGGGAACCCAAACTGTGGCAAGACCTCCCTCTTCAATGCCGCCAGTGGTGCCAACGAACATGTGGGAAATTACAGCGGCGTGACTGTCGAGGCAAAGACGGCTCAGTACCGACAGGGGGGCTATACCTTTGACCTGGTGGATCTACCCGGTACTTATTCGTTGTCGTCTTACAGTCTCGAAGAGAGGTATATCTCTGACTTCATGTCTGGTGAGGAGCAGCCTGATGTCCTCATCAATGTGGTGGATACCTCCAACCTCGAGCGCAACCTATACATGACGACTCAGCTGATAGAGACGGGGTTGCCGATGGTGGTGGCGTTGAATATGTTTGATGAGTTTGAGAAGAGCAGTAGCGAGCTTGACTTGCCTAAGTTGACTCAACTTCTGGGTGTCCCTCTTTGTCCCACCGTCGGGCGTACAGGCCGTGGGCTGAAAGAACTCTTCACTCAGGTCATCGAGCTCCATGAGAAGAGATCGGAGACTCGTCGTATCGTCGACGTGAGATACAGAGAGGATGTGGAGGATGCGATCGTCCAACTCAAGGGCGAGATCGATGCTTACTCGACGGATATGAGTGACTCGCTTCGTCGTATCCGTAGCCGTTATGTGGCCATCAAGCTCCTTGAAGATGATGAGGCCTTGTCTCATCAGGTGGAGAAGGAGATGAATAAAGGGGGCTACCTCTTGACGAGGGCTCGATACCTCCGTCAGGGGTATGAGGCGAAGTATGAGAAGGACATGCAGACGGTGATCACCGACACTCGCTATGGCTTCGTCAGTGGTGCGCTCAATGAGACGCTCAAGGCGGACTTCTCCGACATCGTGGACAAAAACAGGAAGATAGACCACATCCTGACACACAAGATATGGGGATTCCCGATCTTCATCGCGTTGATGTATATCATGTTCCAAGCGACCTTTACGCTCGGGCAGTATCCGATGGACTGGATCGAGGCCGGTGTCGAGTGGCTCGGCAATCTCGTCGGTACCTGGATGCCCGATGGCATGCTCAAGGATCTGCTCATCGATGGGGTCATCGGAGGGGTCGGAGGGGTCATCGTCTTCTTGCCGAACATCGTCATCCTCTATCTCTTCATGTCGATCATGGAGGACACCGGATATATGGCTCGTGCGGCATTCATCATGGATAGGCTGATGCACTTGATAGGTTTGCACGGGAAGTCGTTCATCCCCCTTGTGATGGGCTTCGGGTGCAATGTCCCTGCGGTCATGGCGACTCGAACGATCGAAAGTCGTAATAACCGCATGGTGACGATGCTCATCCTGCCGTTCATGAGTTGTAGTGCTCGTCTGCCGGTGTACTTGCTCTTGGCAGGGGCGTTCTTCCCCCAATCGGCAGGGACGGTGCTCTTCGGGATGTACTTCCTCGGTATTATTGTGGCCGTGCTTAGCGCGTTGCTGCTCAAGAAGTTTTTCTTCACGCGAGAAGATACTCCGTTCGTGATGGAGCTGCCCCCCTATCGTATCCCCACGACGATGAGTGTCTTGCTTCATATGTGGACACGTGCCAAGCAGTACCTCAACAAGATGGGTACCGTGATCCTCGTGGCTTCGATAGCAGTGTGGGCACTGGGCTATTTCCCACGCTATGAGGGAGGCACCGAGACACAGGAGGTGGCGAACTTTGCAAAAGATCATGCCGTCTCTGAGGTCGAGTACTTCGAAGGTTTGAGTGAAGAGCAACGAGAGAGCATGCTTCAGCAGGAGCACTCTTATATCGGGAAGATCGGTCATGCGATAGAGCCTGTCTTTGAGCCGCTTGGCTTTGACTGGCGCATGAGTGTCGCTCTCCTTACGGGTGCGGCAGCCAAGGAAATCGTCGTGAGTACGATGGGTGTGCTCTATGTGGGGGATGACAGCAACGAGGTCTTATTGACCGAGAAGCTCCAGACGGCAAAGAGACCTGATGGTTCGCCGGCTTACGATCCGATCACGGCATTGGCGTTTATGATCTTTGTCCTGATCTACTTCCCTTGTATTGCGACGATCGTGGCCATCGGTAGGGAGTCCGGCTCTGCGAAGTGGGCATTCTTCTCGGTGTTCTACTCTCTGGCCATCGGATGGTTGCTGTCGTACGGCTGTGTATTGTTGGGACGAATGTTCTTTTAA
- a CDS encoding FeoB-associated Cys-rich membrane protein yields the protein MLQEIIVYLIIAVVFVLLVRGAVRMFKKNDAGSPCAGCSGCDIKPGKGDDKGNPPTSCGR from the coding sequence ATGTTGCAAGAAATCATTGTATATCTTATCATTGCTGTTGTCTTCGTCCTTCTCGTGCGAGGAGCCGTGCGGATGTTCAAAAAGAATGATGCCGGCAGCCCTTGTGCCGGCTGTTCGGGTTGTGACATCAAGCCGGGGAAGGGCGATGATAAAGGCAATCCTCCGACCTCGTGCGGAAGATAA
- a CDS encoding GtrA family protein: MDRTKGNTQTSGSKYELFRQLASYGIVGVSNTLITAVVIWVCLKMAGMSPELSNVLGYAAGVVNSFVWNSKYTFKSAYNWRKFATFVAVFLFCYAIQFGFLLWLKNNSDIDGYAQQIIAMVIFNIANFVMNKFITFKRK; encoded by the coding sequence ATGGATCGAACAAAGGGAAATACGCAGACTTCGGGATCGAAGTATGAACTCTTTCGACAGCTCGCCAGTTATGGCATAGTCGGGGTTTCGAATACTTTGATTACCGCTGTGGTGATATGGGTATGCTTGAAGATGGCCGGGATGTCCCCCGAGCTATCCAACGTGCTTGGCTATGCTGCCGGAGTCGTCAACAGCTTCGTGTGGAATAGCAAGTACACTTTCAAGAGCGCGTACAATTGGCGAAAGTTTGCAACTTTTGTCGCCGTCTTCCTCTTCTGCTATGCCATACAGTTTGGCTTCCTGTTGTGGCTCAAAAACAACTCCGATATCGATGGTTATGCACAGCAGATCATAGCGATGGTCATCTTCAACATCGCCAACTTCGTGATGAACAAGTTTATCACGTTCAAGCGTAAGTAA
- a CDS encoding glycosyltransferase family 2 protein: protein MKESLTIIIPCYNEEDVLETTFQRLLGILPMIPELEVSFLFVNDGSKDGTAMILNRFAREQERVQVIHFSRNFGHQSAVTAGINHAVSDYVVVIDADLQDPPEAIPEMWHYLKDQNANVVYGVRQERRDETWFKKCTAKIFYRLLNYLSETPFPVDTGDFRIMDRKVIEEFNALPEHNKYIRGLISWMGYNQVPYYYHRHERAAGKTKYGLRKMLKLAFDAILYFSYRPLKVASGLGFASVIIGLLLGLWIVFGKFLGFTHPETGWTSIVTIVIFFGGVQLITIGLVSRYIGVIFDEVKRRPEYIVAQKINVKAPSESKKNKDDK from the coding sequence ATGAAAGAGAGCCTCACCATCATAATCCCTTGCTACAACGAGGAAGATGTGTTGGAGACCACTTTCCAACGTCTTTTGGGCATCTTACCGATGATCCCCGAGCTCGAAGTGTCATTTCTCTTTGTCAACGACGGTAGCAAGGACGGTACAGCTATGATCCTCAATCGCTTTGCCCGAGAGCAGGAGCGTGTGCAGGTGATCCACTTCTCACGCAACTTCGGACATCAGTCCGCAGTGACAGCCGGGATCAATCATGCCGTCAGTGATTATGTCGTCGTCATCGATGCCGACCTTCAGGATCCTCCCGAAGCCATACCGGAGATGTGGCATTATCTCAAGGATCAGAATGCCAATGTCGTTTACGGTGTACGACAAGAGCGAAGGGACGAGACTTGGTTCAAGAAGTGTACCGCAAAGATATTTTACCGTCTGCTCAACTATCTCAGCGAAACACCTTTCCCGGTCGATACGGGAGACTTCAGGATCATGGATCGCAAGGTCATCGAGGAGTTCAATGCCCTGCCCGAACACAATAAGTACATCCGAGGGCTCATCAGTTGGATGGGATACAATCAGGTCCCATACTACTATCACAGGCATGAGAGAGCCGCAGGGAAGACCAAGTACGGCTTGCGCAAGATGCTCAAGCTCGCCTTCGATGCCATCCTTTACTTTTCATACAGGCCTCTCAAGGTCGCCAGCGGACTCGGTTTTGCTTCGGTCATCATCGGGCTTTTGTTGGGCTTGTGGATCGTGTTTGGGAAGTTTTTGGGCTTTACACATCCCGAGACCGGTTGGACATCGATAGTTACGATAGTTATATTCTTTGGAGGGGTTCAGCTGATCACGATCGGACTTGTCAGCAGATACATAGGTGTGATATTTGACGAAGTCAAGAGAAGACCTGAGTATATTGTGGCACAGAAAATCAACGTAAAAGCCCCTTCAGAGTCCAAGAAAAATAAAGATGATAAATAG
- a CDS encoding CCA tRNA nucleotidyltransferase has protein sequence MINSKDEILKELIHRLGKELLDLLAESAEALGQEVYVIGGFVRDIIMQRPSCDLDIVTDKSGIALATEVANRLGRREAHLSVFKSFGTAQVKFRDLELEFVGARKESYRADSRKPIVEDGTFEDDQRRRDFTINALSISINKNDLGRVIDPFDGIRDIENRVIQTPLDPDTTFSDDPLRMMRAVRFASQLDFTIPQYIKESIRLNASRISIVSRERIMVEFVKIMESPRPSIGLQLMDECGLMEEICPEIVALKGAETREGIGHKDNFHHTLIVVDQLSERSDNLYLRLAALFHDIAKPVTKRYEKGIGWTFYNHNYVGGKMLPKIFKRLKLPLDDRLKYVQKLVNLHMRPAQLSEEGVTDSAVRRLLFEAGEDIDDLMLLCEADMTSKNPVKIAKCIANFKIVREKLVEIEEKDRIRNFQPPVSGEEIMATYNLPPSRVVGDIKEAIKNAILDGVIPNEREAALDFMHRYVEEHRILS, from the coding sequence ATGATAAATAGTAAGGACGAAATACTCAAAGAACTTATCCACCGCCTGGGCAAAGAGCTGCTCGACCTGCTCGCTGAGAGTGCAGAGGCTCTCGGTCAAGAGGTGTATGTCATAGGGGGATTTGTGAGAGACATCATCATGCAACGCCCCTCTTGTGATCTGGATATAGTCACAGACAAGAGTGGCATAGCTCTTGCCACGGAGGTCGCCAACCGTCTCGGCAGGCGAGAGGCTCACCTCTCCGTGTTCAAGAGCTTTGGCACGGCACAAGTCAAGTTCAGAGACTTAGAGCTTGAGTTTGTCGGCGCACGCAAAGAAAGCTATCGAGCCGACAGTCGTAAGCCCATCGTCGAAGATGGGACATTCGAAGACGACCAGAGGCGCAGAGACTTCACCATCAACGCACTCTCCATCTCCATCAATAAGAATGATCTCGGACGTGTCATAGACCCATTCGACGGCATCAGAGATATCGAGAACCGTGTGATCCAGACACCATTGGATCCCGATACGACCTTCTCGGATGACCCTTTGCGTATGATGAGAGCCGTAAGGTTCGCTTCTCAGCTCGACTTCACCATCCCTCAGTATATCAAGGAATCCATCCGCCTCAACGCATCTCGCATCTCCATCGTCAGTCGCGAGAGGATCATGGTCGAGTTTGTCAAGATCATGGAGAGTCCCAGGCCATCGATCGGTCTTCAGCTGATGGACGAATGCGGTCTCATGGAAGAGATATGTCCTGAGATCGTCGCCCTCAAAGGGGCAGAGACACGAGAAGGTATTGGCCACAAAGACAACTTTCACCACACTCTCATCGTCGTCGACCAACTCTCCGAACGCTCTGACAATCTCTACCTCCGTCTCGCTGCACTCTTTCACGACATTGCCAAGCCCGTCACCAAGAGGTACGAAAAGGGTATAGGCTGGACATTCTACAATCATAACTATGTGGGTGGTAAGATGTTGCCGAAGATATTTAAGCGTCTCAAGTTGCCCCTTGACGATCGTCTCAAGTATGTCCAGAAGCTCGTCAATCTCCATATGCGCCCTGCACAACTCTCCGAGGAAGGGGTGACCGATTCTGCCGTGAGACGACTCCTCTTTGAGGCCGGGGAAGACATCGACGACCTCATGCTCCTCTGCGAGGCTGATATGACAAGCAAAAACCCTGTCAAGATCGCCAAGTGTATCGCCAACTTCAAGATCGTGCGTGAGAAGCTTGTGGAGATCGAAGAGAAGGACAGGATCCGCAACTTCCAGCCTCCCGTCTCCGGCGAAGAGATCATGGCGACCTACAACCTCCCCCCATCTCGTGTGGTGGGAGACATCAAAGAGGCGATCAAGAATGCCATCCTCGACGGTGTCATCCCCAATGAGCGCGAAGCAGCCCTCGACTTTATGCACCGATACGTCGAAGAGCATCGGATTTTGTCTTGA